A region of Micromonospora sp. WMMD882 DNA encodes the following proteins:
- a CDS encoding ABC-2 family transporter protein, with amino-acid sequence MAGAVTNSVFGFLKCYVLLAVAREAGTVAGYDPARLATFVWMGQGLLAVVLLWGWTELADRIRTGDVVGDLLRPVHPVTSYLATDLGRAGYAVLARLLPPVLVGPLFFDVYLPTRWTTAVLFPVSATLAVLISFGCRYLVNAVAYWLHDVRGPMLLWTLSSGVLAGLYFPLRFLPDGLHQALWVLTPFPGLFQAPLDVLVEVDPPATQLGLVGGQLVWAALILAGCRATQRRAERRLVVQGG; translated from the coding sequence GTGGCCGGAGCGGTCACCAACAGCGTCTTCGGTTTCCTGAAGTGCTACGTCCTGCTCGCCGTGGCCCGCGAGGCGGGGACCGTCGCCGGCTACGACCCGGCCCGCCTGGCCACCTTCGTCTGGATGGGACAGGGCCTGCTCGCCGTGGTGCTCCTCTGGGGCTGGACCGAGCTGGCCGACCGGATCCGGACCGGGGACGTGGTCGGCGACCTGCTCCGCCCGGTCCACCCGGTGACCAGCTACCTCGCCACCGACCTGGGCCGGGCCGGGTACGCCGTGCTGGCCCGCCTGCTGCCGCCGGTGCTGGTCGGCCCGCTCTTCTTCGACGTGTACCTGCCGACCCGGTGGACCACCGCGGTGCTCTTCCCGGTCTCCGCGACGCTGGCCGTGCTGATCTCCTTCGGCTGCCGGTACCTGGTCAACGCCGTCGCCTACTGGCTGCACGACGTGCGTGGTCCGATGCTGTTGTGGACGCTCAGCTCCGGCGTGCTGGCCGGGCTCTACTTTCCGCTGCGTTTCCTGCCGGACGGGCTCCACCAGGCGCTGTGGGTCCTCACCCCGTTCCCCGGTCTCTTCCAGGCCCCGCTCGACGTGCTCGTCGAGGTCGACCCGCCGGCGACCCAGCTCGGGCTGGTCGGCGGGCAGCTCGTCTGGGCGGCGCTGATCCTCGCCGGCTGCCGCGCGACCCAACGGCGGGCCGAGCGTCGCCTGGTGGTGCAGGGTGGCTGA
- a CDS encoding ABC-2 family transporter protein, whose translation MGAYRALLGAQARSQTAYRVSFVVDLVGNVGATGFDVLTALVLFGVTRELGGFTLREVLVMVSLAAFSFATADLLVGNIERLPRYVRAGLFDAVLLRPLGALPQLLLMDLPLRKASRSLFGLTVLVVALGTARIDWTPGRVALALLAPAAGVVFFGAVFVATATVSFYWVESGELANSVTYGGRDFTSYPVTVYGGWFRAVFAYGTGFAFVSYQPALALLGRADPLGLPAWTGWASPGVAAVAAGIAAVAWRTGIRHYRSTGS comes from the coding sequence CTGGGGGCGTACCGGGCGCTGCTCGGGGCGCAGGCCCGGTCGCAGACCGCGTACCGGGTGTCGTTCGTGGTGGACCTGGTCGGCAACGTCGGGGCGACCGGCTTCGACGTGCTGACCGCCCTGGTGCTCTTCGGCGTCACCCGGGAGCTGGGCGGGTTCACCCTCCGCGAGGTGCTGGTGATGGTGTCGCTCGCCGCGTTCTCCTTCGCCACCGCCGACCTGCTGGTGGGCAACATCGAACGGCTGCCCCGGTACGTCCGCGCCGGACTGTTCGACGCGGTGCTGCTGCGTCCGCTGGGCGCGCTGCCGCAACTGCTGCTGATGGACCTGCCGCTGCGCAAGGCGTCCCGGTCGCTGTTCGGGCTGACCGTGCTGGTGGTGGCGCTCGGCACGGCCCGGATCGACTGGACCCCGGGCCGGGTGGCGCTGGCGCTGCTGGCCCCTGCCGCCGGGGTGGTCTTCTTCGGCGCGGTCTTCGTGGCCACCGCGACCGTCTCGTTCTACTGGGTCGAGTCGGGCGAGCTGGCGAACTCGGTCACCTACGGCGGGCGGGACTTCACCTCGTACCCGGTGACGGTCTACGGTGGCTGGTTCCGCGCGGTGTTCGCGTACGGGACGGGCTTCGCCTTCGTCAGCTACCAGCCGGCGCTGGCCCTGCTCGGCCGGGCCGACCCGCTCGGCCTGCCGGCCTGGACGGGGTGGGCCTCGCCGGGCGTCGCGGCGGTCGCCGCCGGGATTGCCGCCGTGGCGTGGCGGACCGGCATCCGCCACTACCGGAGCACGGGGTCGTGA
- a CDS encoding ATP-binding cassette domain-containing protein, producing the protein MNVIEAHGLRKEFTVRVKAGRLRRHKRVVTAVDGVDLTVARGEMLGYIGPNGAGKSTTLKMLTGVLTPSAGVVRVCGLEPVARRTRLARHIGVVFGQRSQLWWDLPLRDSFDLLRHVYRVPADAHAARLRRCRDLLDLDAFLDTPVRQLSLGQRMRGELTAALLHGPQVLFLDEPTIGLDVVSRQAVRGFLAELGRAGDTTLVLTTHDLADIERLCRRLVVIDHGRVVHDGTIAALHQRYGSRRLVVAELDVALPEPPTLPGAPLRRVEADGRRLVYALETAGAAEVVAGLAGLATLRDIAIVEPDIEDVVARMYRDDAGRGGAAQEGTGRGGVLPTR; encoded by the coding sequence TTGAACGTGATCGAGGCGCACGGGCTGCGCAAGGAGTTCACCGTACGGGTGAAGGCCGGCCGGCTGCGCCGGCACAAGCGGGTGGTGACCGCGGTCGACGGGGTCGACCTGACGGTGGCGCGTGGCGAGATGCTCGGCTACATCGGGCCGAACGGGGCCGGCAAGTCCACCACGCTGAAGATGCTCACCGGCGTGCTCACCCCGTCGGCCGGGGTGGTCCGGGTCTGCGGTCTGGAGCCGGTGGCCCGGCGGACCCGGCTGGCCCGGCACATCGGCGTGGTCTTCGGGCAGCGCTCGCAGCTCTGGTGGGATCTGCCGCTGCGGGACTCGTTCGACCTGCTGCGGCACGTCTACCGGGTACCGGCCGACGCGCACGCCGCCCGGCTGCGCCGCTGCCGGGACCTGCTCGACCTGGACGCCTTCCTGGACACCCCGGTCCGGCAGCTCTCCCTCGGGCAGCGGATGCGCGGCGAGCTGACCGCGGCGCTGCTGCACGGCCCGCAGGTGCTCTTCCTCGACGAGCCGACGATCGGGCTGGACGTGGTGAGCCGGCAGGCCGTCCGGGGCTTCCTCGCCGAGCTGGGCCGGGCCGGGGACACCACGCTCGTCCTCACCACCCACGACCTGGCCGACATCGAGCGGCTCTGCCGCCGCCTCGTGGTGATCGACCACGGCCGGGTGGTGCACGACGGCACCATCGCGGCCCTGCACCAGCGGTACGGGTCGCGTCGGCTGGTGGTCGCCGAGCTGGACGTGGCGCTGCCCGAGCCGCCGACGCTGCCGGGCGCGCCGCTGCGCCGGGTGGAGGCCGACGGGCGCCGTCTGGTGTACGCGCTGGAGACGGCGGGGGCGGCCGAGGTGGTCGCCGGGCTGGCCGGCCTGGCCACGTTGCGTGACATCGCCATCGTCGAGCCGGACATCGAGGACGTGGTCGCCCGGATGTACCGGGACGACGCGGGCCGGGGCGGCGCGGCCCAGGAGGGCACGGGCCGGGGCGGCGTTCTGCCGACCCGTTAG
- a CDS encoding DUF3043 domain-containing protein — protein MPSLFRRKSTAVVDESATEVTPDESSAAARSRGYTPAKGRQTPKRPTAGRRPPSATKPLNKEEAKERRRQLRAEAAAEFRREGGPRDRGPERLLARNVVDSRRTVGTWFFGGALVVLIGSSAAMPPAIRLASNLLWAALAVGVVIDSVLISRRIRKLVRERFPKSDQRMGSLYLYAIMRSITFRRMRAPAPRVNLGDPV, from the coding sequence GTGCCCTCGCTGTTTCGCCGCAAGTCCACCGCCGTCGTCGACGAGTCCGCCACCGAGGTGACGCCGGACGAGTCGTCCGCCGCCGCCCGCTCCCGGGGCTACACCCCCGCCAAGGGCCGCCAGACCCCGAAGCGACCGACGGCGGGTCGCCGGCCGCCCTCGGCCACCAAGCCGCTGAACAAGGAAGAGGCCAAGGAGCGGCGGCGACAGTTGCGGGCCGAGGCGGCGGCCGAGTTCCGCCGCGAGGGCGGCCCGCGTGACCGGGGGCCGGAGCGGCTGCTGGCCCGTAACGTGGTCGACTCCCGGCGTACCGTGGGCACCTGGTTCTTCGGTGGCGCGCTGGTCGTGCTGATCGGCTCGTCGGCGGCCATGCCGCCGGCCATCCGGTTGGCCTCCAACCTGCTCTGGGCGGCCCTGGCGGTCGGCGTGGTGATCGACTCGGTGTTGATCTCCCGCAGGATCAGGAAGCTGGTCCGGGAGCGGTTCCCGAAGAGCGACCAGCGGATGGGCTCGCTCTACCTGTACGCGATCATGCGGTCGATCACCTTCCGCAGGATGCGCGCCCCCGCCCCCCGGGTGAACCTCGGCGACCCGGTCTGA
- the murA gene encoding UDP-N-acetylglucosamine 1-carboxyvinyltransferase, with translation MTNDVLVVHGGTPLQGRIRVRGAKNLVSKAMVAALLGDSPSRLFDVPRIRDVEVVRGLLGLHGVKVSDGQEDGELVFDPANVESASTDQINVHAGSSRIPILFCGPLLHRLGHAFIPDLGGCHIGPRPIDFHLQALREFGATVEKTPEGLHLSAPNGLHGTKFALPYPSVGATEQVLLTAVMAEGVTELRNAAVEPEIVDLICILQKMGAIIKVHTDRVIEIQGVPRLHGYTHRPIPDRIEAASWAAAALATRGHVEVLGAQQADMMTFLNVFRSVGGEYEVTDTRPPRLGDPGQEGGIRFWHPGGELHATALETDVHPGFMTDWQQPLVVALTQARGLSIVHETVYEQRLGYTEALNTMGANIQVYRDCLGGTPCRFGRRNFKHSAVIAGPSKLHAADLVIPDLRAGFSHLIAALAAEGTSRVYGVDLINRGYEDFEAKLADLGAHVERP, from the coding sequence TTGACCAACGACGTCCTGGTCGTACACGGAGGAACCCCGCTGCAAGGGCGGATCCGCGTGCGCGGCGCGAAGAACCTGGTCTCCAAGGCGATGGTCGCCGCCCTGCTCGGCGACAGCCCGAGCCGGCTCTTCGACGTACCGAGGATCCGGGACGTCGAGGTGGTCCGGGGACTGCTCGGCCTGCACGGCGTGAAGGTCAGCGACGGTCAGGAGGACGGCGAGCTCGTCTTCGACCCGGCGAACGTGGAGAGCGCCAGCACCGACCAGATCAACGTGCACGCCGGCTCCAGCCGGATCCCGATCCTGTTCTGCGGGCCGCTGCTGCACCGGCTCGGCCACGCGTTCATCCCCGACCTGGGCGGCTGCCACATCGGGCCCCGCCCGATCGACTTCCACCTCCAGGCGCTGCGCGAGTTCGGCGCGACGGTCGAGAAGACCCCGGAGGGGCTGCACCTGTCCGCGCCGAACGGGCTGCACGGCACGAAGTTCGCCCTGCCGTACCCGAGCGTGGGCGCGACGGAGCAGGTGCTGCTGACCGCGGTGATGGCCGAGGGCGTCACCGAGCTGCGCAACGCCGCCGTCGAGCCGGAGATCGTCGACCTGATCTGCATCCTGCAGAAGATGGGCGCGATCATCAAGGTGCACACCGACCGGGTGATCGAGATCCAGGGCGTGCCGAGGCTGCACGGCTACACCCACCGGCCGATCCCGGACCGGATCGAGGCGGCGAGCTGGGCGGCGGCGGCGCTGGCGACCCGGGGGCACGTCGAGGTGCTCGGCGCGCAGCAGGCCGACATGATGACCTTCCTGAACGTCTTCCGCTCGGTCGGCGGCGAGTACGAGGTGACCGACACCCGGCCGCCGCGGCTGGGCGACCCGGGCCAGGAGGGCGGCATCCGGTTCTGGCACCCGGGCGGCGAGCTGCACGCCACCGCGCTGGAGACCGACGTGCACCCCGGCTTCATGACCGACTGGCAGCAGCCGCTGGTGGTGGCGCTGACCCAGGCCCGGGGCCTGTCCATCGTCCACGAGACGGTGTACGAGCAGCGGCTCGGCTACACCGAGGCGCTGAACACGATGGGCGCGAACATCCAGGTCTACCGGGACTGCCTGGGCGGCACCCCGTGCCGGTTCGGCAGGCGTAACTTCAAGCACTCGGCGGTGATCGCCGGGCCGAGCAAGCTGCACGCCGCCGACCTGGTCATCCCCGACCTGCGGGCCGGGTTCAGCCACCTGATCGCGGCGCTCGCCGCCGAGGGCACCTCCCGGGTGTACGGCGTCGACCTGATCAACCGGGGCTACGAGGACTTCGAGGCGAAGCTCGCCGACCTCGGCGCGCACGTCGAGCGGCCCTGA
- the nadA gene encoding quinolinate synthase NadA gives MTSTWVEPSNTATALLLLGRGSDPATERGVECPGDLPAPSDPDLVARAAAAKAALGDRVFVLGHHYQRDEVIQFADVTGDSFKLAREAAARPDAEYIVFCGVHFMAESADILTSDAQRVILPDLAAGCSMADMAVLSQVETAWEVLAELGVAADTVPVTYMNSSADIKGFVGRHGGVVCTSSNARRALDWAYQQGRKVLFLPDQHLGRNTAVLEMGLTLDDCVLYDPHKPNGGLTAEQLRAAKMILWRGHCSVHGRFTLDSVDDVRARVPGVNVLVHPECRHEVVTAADQVGSTEYIIKAIEAAPAGSAWAVGTELNLVRRLALAHPDKQIMFLDKAVCYCSTMNRIDLPHLVWALEELVAGRVVNQITVDADTTHHARVALDQMLALPGA, from the coding sequence GTGACTTCGACCTGGGTGGAACCCTCCAACACCGCGACGGCGCTGCTGCTGCTCGGCCGGGGCAGCGATCCTGCCACGGAGCGTGGCGTGGAGTGTCCGGGTGACCTTCCCGCGCCGAGCGACCCCGATCTGGTGGCCCGCGCGGCGGCGGCGAAGGCGGCGCTGGGCGACCGGGTGTTCGTGCTCGGTCACCACTACCAGCGGGACGAGGTGATCCAGTTCGCCGACGTGACGGGCGACTCGTTCAAGCTGGCCCGGGAGGCGGCGGCCCGGCCGGACGCCGAGTACATCGTCTTCTGCGGCGTGCACTTCATGGCCGAGAGCGCCGACATCCTCACCTCGGACGCGCAGCGGGTGATCCTGCCCGACCTGGCCGCCGGCTGCTCGATGGCGGACATGGCGGTCCTGTCGCAGGTCGAGACGGCCTGGGAGGTCCTGGCCGAGTTGGGCGTCGCCGCCGACACCGTCCCGGTGACGTACATGAACTCCTCGGCCGACATCAAGGGGTTCGTCGGCCGGCACGGGGGCGTGGTGTGCACCTCGTCGAACGCCAGACGCGCCCTGGACTGGGCGTACCAGCAGGGGCGGAAGGTGCTCTTCCTACCCGACCAGCACCTGGGCCGGAACACCGCCGTGCTGGAGATGGGCCTTACGCTCGACGACTGCGTGCTCTACGACCCGCACAAGCCGAACGGCGGGTTGACCGCCGAGCAGTTGCGGGCCGCGAAGATGATCCTGTGGCGGGGGCACTGCTCGGTGCACGGCCGGTTCACCCTCGACAGCGTCGACGACGTCCGGGCCCGGGTGCCCGGGGTCAACGTGCTGGTGCACCCGGAGTGCCGGCACGAGGTGGTCACCGCCGCCGACCAGGTCGGCTCCACCGAGTACATCATCAAGGCCATCGAGGCTGCCCCGGCCGGGTCGGCCTGGGCGGTCGGCACCGAGCTGAACCTGGTCCGCCGGCTCGCGCTGGCCCACCCGGACAAGCAGATCATGTTCCTCGACAAGGCGGTCTGCTACTGCTCGACGATGAACCGGATCGACCTGCCGCACCTGGTCTGGGCGCTGGAGGAGCTGGTCGCCGGGCGGGTGGTCAACCAGATCACCGTCGACGCCGACACCACGCACCACGCCCGGGTGGCGCTGGACCAGATGCTGGCCCTGCCGGGCGCCTGA
- a CDS encoding glycerate kinase: MRVLLCPDKFAGTLPAQEVAQAVAAGWRTVAAADDLLIRPLADGGPGFVAVLADALGGRRVPVPTVDPLGRPAPGEILLTPDGTAYLESAQACGLHLLAAAERDPKTTTSYGLGLLVAAALEHGARTVVIGLGGSATNDAGAGLLTALGVTPLDGTGQALPYGGAALTAVAALDGVPRLRAATLVAATDVDNPLLGLHGASNVYGPQKGADRADVLLLDAALERFAAVLEKDLPGCPAGLGALPGGGAAGGLGAAILALGGRCESGIGLVTRAIGLDAALDAADLVITGEGSFDHQSLRGKVVAGVAGAARDRGLPCVVVAGRVATGRREAATAGVTDTYSLVDHYGGEERGGLEAAMTRPAEGLRELGARLARQWSR, encoded by the coding sequence ATGCGCGTGCTGCTCTGCCCGGACAAGTTCGCCGGCACCCTGCCGGCCCAGGAGGTCGCCCAGGCGGTGGCCGCCGGCTGGCGTACCGTCGCCGCCGCCGACGACCTGCTCATCCGCCCGCTCGCCGACGGCGGCCCCGGCTTCGTCGCCGTCCTCGCCGACGCGCTCGGCGGCCGGCGTGTGCCGGTGCCGACAGTCGACCCGTTGGGCCGCCCGGCGCCCGGGGAGATCCTGCTCACCCCGGACGGGACCGCCTACCTTGAGAGCGCCCAGGCGTGCGGGCTGCACCTGCTCGCCGCCGCCGAGCGCGACCCGAAGACCACCACCTCGTACGGGCTGGGCCTGCTGGTCGCCGCGGCGCTGGAGCACGGCGCGCGGACGGTGGTGATCGGCCTGGGCGGCTCCGCCACCAACGACGCCGGGGCGGGCCTGCTCACCGCGCTCGGCGTGACCCCGCTCGACGGGACCGGCCAGGCCCTGCCGTACGGCGGCGCCGCGCTGACCGCCGTCGCCGCCCTGGACGGCGTGCCCCGGCTGCGCGCCGCCACCCTCGTCGCCGCCACCGACGTGGACAACCCGCTGCTCGGGCTGCACGGGGCGAGCAACGTCTACGGGCCGCAGAAGGGGGCGGACCGGGCGGACGTGCTGCTGCTGGACGCCGCGCTGGAACGCTTCGCCGCCGTACTGGAGAAGGATCTGCCGGGGTGCCCGGCCGGCCTGGGCGCGCTGCCCGGCGGCGGCGCGGCCGGCGGGCTCGGGGCGGCGATCCTCGCCCTGGGCGGCCGGTGCGAGTCCGGCATCGGGCTGGTCACCAGGGCCATCGGCCTGGACGCCGCCCTCGACGCCGCCGACCTGGTGATCACCGGCGAGGGCTCGTTCGACCATCAGTCGCTGCGCGGCAAGGTGGTCGCCGGGGTGGCCGGCGCCGCCCGCGACCGCGGCCTGCCCTGCGTGGTGGTGGCCGGTCGGGTCGCCACCGGCCGGCGGGAGGCCGCGACCGCCGGGGTGACCGACACGTACAGCCTGGTCGACCACTACGGCGGCGAGGAGCGGGGTGGGCTGGAGGCGGCGATGACCCGGCCCGCCGAGGGACTGCGGGAGCTGGGCGCGCGGCTGGCCCGGCAGTGGAGCCGCTGA
- the erpA gene encoding iron-sulfur cluster insertion protein ErpA produces MTTPAQTDSTEAKAPTSVVLTDVAAQKVKALIEQEGRDDLRLRVAVQPGGCSGLRYQLFFDERSLDGDVVSDFGGVEVVVDRMSAPYLAGATIDFADRIDAQGFTIDNPNAGSSCACGDSFS; encoded by the coding sequence GTGACCACGCCAGCGCAGACCGACTCGACCGAGGCCAAGGCCCCCACGTCCGTCGTCCTCACCGACGTCGCGGCGCAGAAGGTCAAGGCCCTCATCGAGCAGGAGGGCCGCGACGACCTGCGGCTCCGGGTCGCGGTGCAGCCGGGCGGCTGCTCCGGCCTGCGGTACCAGCTCTTCTTCGACGAGCGTTCGCTCGACGGTGACGTCGTCAGCGACTTCGGCGGGGTCGAGGTCGTCGTCGACCGGATGAGCGCCCCCTACCTGGCCGGCGCCACCATCGACTTCGCCGACCGGATCGACGCCCAGGGCTTCACCATCGACAACCCGAACGCCGGCAGCTCCTGCGCCTGCGGCGACTCCTTCAGCTGA
- a CDS encoding carbohydrate kinase family protein, producing the protein MKIAVTGSIATDHLMNFPGRFSEQLIADQLDKVSLSFLVDDLVVRRGGVAANIAFGMGQLGLRPVLVGAVGVDFADYRSWLQRHGVDCESVHVSEMRHTARFVCTTDTEMCQIASFYAGAMSEARNIELAPVAQRLGGRLDLVLVGANDPEAMQRHSAECRERGYPFAADPSQQLAFMAGDEVASLIDGAAYLLTNEYEKSLLQSKAGLTDAQLLDRVTIRVTTLGKDGVEIVGRDVDRIHVPAVRDARPVDPTGVGDGFRAGFFAGFSWGLSLERAAQVGCLTAALVLENNGAQEYALDADTFVKRLAHSYGDQAATDVRPHLLG; encoded by the coding sequence ATGAAGATCGCCGTGACCGGCTCGATCGCCACCGACCACCTGATGAACTTCCCGGGTCGGTTCTCCGAGCAGCTCATCGCCGACCAGCTCGACAAGGTCTCGCTGTCCTTCCTCGTCGACGACCTGGTCGTCCGGCGGGGCGGCGTCGCCGCGAACATCGCCTTCGGCATGGGGCAGCTCGGACTGCGGCCGGTGCTGGTCGGCGCGGTCGGCGTGGACTTCGCCGACTACCGCTCGTGGCTTCAGCGGCACGGGGTCGACTGTGAGTCGGTGCACGTCAGCGAGATGCGGCACACCGCCCGGTTCGTCTGCACCACCGACACCGAGATGTGCCAGATCGCGTCGTTCTACGCCGGGGCGATGAGCGAGGCCCGCAACATCGAGCTGGCCCCGGTGGCGCAGCGCCTCGGCGGCCGGCTCGACCTCGTCCTGGTCGGCGCGAACGACCCGGAGGCGATGCAGCGGCACTCCGCCGAGTGCCGGGAGCGCGGCTACCCGTTCGCCGCCGACCCGTCCCAGCAGCTCGCCTTCATGGCGGGCGACGAGGTCGCCAGCCTGATCGACGGCGCCGCCTACCTGCTCACCAACGAGTACGAGAAGTCGCTGTTGCAGAGCAAGGCCGGCCTGACCGACGCCCAGCTCCTGGACCGGGTCACCATCCGGGTCACCACCCTCGGCAAGGACGGCGTGGAGATCGTCGGCCGGGACGTCGACCGGATCCACGTGCCGGCTGTCCGGGACGCCCGCCCGGTGGACCCGACCGGGGTCGGCGACGGCTTCCGGGCCGGCTTCTTCGCCGGCTTCTCCTGGGGGCTCAGCCTGGAACGCGCCGCCCAGGTCGGCTGCCTCACCGCCGCGCTGGTGCTGGAGAACAACGGCGCCCAGGAGTACGCCCTCGACGCCGACACCTTCGTCAAGCGCCTCGCCCACTCGTACGGCGACCAGGCCGCCACCGACGTCCGCCCCCACCTCCTCGGCTGA
- a CDS encoding sulfurtransferase TusA family protein, which yields MVLDCLGQRCPLPVIALARRLPELPVGAVVRVLADDPAAAVDIPAWCRMRGQEFLGALPDPAGDAPAYEVRRAH from the coding sequence GTGGTGCTGGACTGTCTGGGGCAGCGCTGCCCGTTGCCGGTGATCGCGCTGGCCCGCCGGCTGCCGGAGCTGCCGGTCGGCGCGGTGGTCCGGGTGCTCGCCGACGACCCGGCGGCGGCGGTGGACATCCCGGCCTGGTGCCGGATGCGCGGCCAGGAGTTCCTCGGCGCTCTGCCCGACCCCGCCGGCGACGCCCCCGCCTACGAGGTCCGCCGCGCCCACTGA